TCAGGGGGTATCCACGGTGGCCAAGGCGAAATTTGAGCGCAACAAGCCGCACGTAAACGTTGGCACGATTGGTCATGTTGACCATGGCAAGACGACGTTGACGGCGGCGATGACGAAGGTACTGGCGGCCGAGTACGGGGGAGTTGCCCAGGACTTTGCCCAGATCGACAACGCCCCCGAGGAGCGCGAGCGTGGTATTACCATTGCCACCGCGCATGTCGAGTACGAGACGCA
The Spiribacter vilamensis DNA segment above includes these coding regions:
- a CDS encoding GTP-binding protein, producing the protein MAKAKFERNKPHVNVGTIGHVDHGKTTLTAAMTKVLAAEYGGVAQDFAQIDNAPEERERGITIATAHVEYET